Proteins co-encoded in one Pieris napi chromosome 10, ilPieNapi1.2, whole genome shotgun sequence genomic window:
- the LOC125053002 gene encoding protein sidekick isoform X7 codes for MEELERWRNMSLKLKVFVFVACFARISSSAESIAQMQPPRFTTQPSSSNSIVRESTTKILQCSAIGIPQPMYRWLKNGIPLGDYSSELFYKIQNTQKDDAGAYQCIAKNDVGAIFSEKNNIFVAYMGMFENTVESVVTVESGKAAILDFPPIDSEPPPTVVWQDEKGVNGVPSYDQKYAITDKHQLVILCASREDQRAYRARAINTQLGKVENSPYIRLNVYGDDNKEIAPEIIIKPQDTKVIKGQEYTNLYCIANARPLHELETLWFKDGILIDLAGITYDLNDQWNRTLSLISANAKHTGKYMCQARLKTGGFATVTAAASVTVFEKPIMLTNLKTETYGEYGNAIVLECNVQGTPLPGITWYKDARKIASVGADAGEADNADVDDGGGRYRVEVDRSLVINDLKMEDMGIYQCIASNEAGESSIYTWLKIKTSPPVMQSAPSNLTVLDGKDATIACRAVGAPTPNVTWYFNDSLIINLSGRLQALEEGDLLITSTTTADSGKYTCKRANEAGSVSGEAYLTVLVRTQIIAPPVDTRVLLGHTATLQCKVSNDPNVKYNIDWFHNNQPMTAGSRVLVSGDGALQVQAVRASDAGEYKCIVTSGGGNHTRRAFLSVIELPFSPTNVRAERLDATPQRAVNVSWTPGFDGNSPVQKFIVQRRVVPEFGPTPDPLLNWITEPMNVSANQRWVLLTSLKAATSYQFRVSAVNTVGEGPPSDPTDVLTLPQEAPSGPPIGFMGSARSSSEIITQWQPPLEEHRNGHILGYVIRYRLKGYDNSPWTYQNITNEAQRNYLIQDLITWKDYNVQIAGYNDKGVGMFSDSYTIKTKEGVPEAAPDSVRCEAFNSTSITVWWTPPTPQKINGINQGYKIQAWKWDDLQNDSLEYKLVSVPPNLLDPLTEQSSIMSGLEKFTEYNVSVLCFTEPGDGPRSEFVAVRTKEDIPDEVVNLQFDDISDRAVRVSWSPPRKSNGVLIGYKLSYQVKENPDTLKEEVLPPNVTSIHVEHLQASTQYNFWVSAMTGIGEGPRKSASIQSGVEPVLPGAPRNLALSNIDAFSVLLQFTPGFDGNSSIALWTVQAQTARNSSWVTIYEVSAPDAQSIVVTGLVPFTTYRLRIIATNVVGTSPPSEPCKEFQTIQAPPQHPPRNVTVRAVSANNLRVRWIPLQQSEWYGNPKGYNITYRRSGTSDTLYAVIEDHTANSHVLSNLEEWSLYEIRMTAINEVGVSEDSPIATERTREAVPSSGPTDVSANATSSTTVVVLWGDIPVQDQNGLIEGYKVCYAAVVPPPQNHKKVECQAIPSNQTHTVTLTELRKYVVYHIQVLGYTRLGDGALSDPPVTVRTFEDTPGPPSNVSFPDVSFTSARIIWDVPEDPNGEILAYQVTYHLNISTQHMFSREFLPSDRTFRATELSSEQYYLFTVRAQTRLGWGATARVLVLTTANRAAPAPPGRPHLARSLLQPHQITFSWTPGDDGYAPLRYYTVQQKEDGGTWQTLPERVDPFATSYTVDGLKPYTAYQFRIRATNDIGPSRYSNATETVRTLPAAPSKAVENLRVVPITPSSVRVQWSPLPESHWSGDARTGGYRVLYQPLTDFTATLQNTMKQEVPGIKSEEVVLTELAVDRNYEISVFAVNSQGLGPGGVPAVVWVGEAVPTAPPQEVAAEPVSPTEVGLVWRPPLLDQQNGDLLGYKIFYLMTESPEEPEPGRRIEEEIEVVPATATSHSLVFLDKFTQYRIQVLAFNPAGDGPRSHAILVRTHQGLPSAPRNITFSDITMNSLVVSWEAPRRRNGLIHSYLVTYETIEQDERFSKQVKQKVSERRLAVGGLEEEVEYKFTVRAVTIGAGGAGESRVRTGPQPGSPEPPRALALRADPAALHLRWTNAPSGRGPLLGYYIEGRKKDDTRWETITRTSNGMLEEFTISYQSLLPSTAYSFRVIAYNMYGISNPTYSDKVIVTPSKLYLEYGYLQYRPFYRRTWFMVALAAASIIIIIMVIAILCVKSKSYKYKKEAQKTLEESLAGETEERGSLALDLYRSRAGSSASAAALGAGTLRRKPPPAPALAKSPPRPSPASVAYHSDEESLRGYDENPDDSSVTEKPSEMSSSDSQNSESENESVRSEPHSFVNHYANVNDTLRQSWKRQRPVRNYSSYTDSEPEGSAVVSLNGGQIVMNNMARSRAPLPGFSSFV; via the exons CACAAATGCAACCACCTAGGTTCACCACACAACCATCTTCCTCAAATAGCATTGTCAGAGAAAGTACCACAAAGATATTACAATGTTCTGCAATCG GTATTCCTCAACCGATGTACAGGTGGTTGAAAAACGGTATACCACTTGGAGATTATTCATCGGAGctcttttataaaattcagAATACTCAAAAGGATGACGCCGGAGCCTACCAGTGTATAGCAAAGAATGACGTCGGTGCTATATTCAGtgaaaaaaacaacatttttgttGCAT ATATGGGAATGTTTGAAAATACGGTTGAGTCAGTTGTGACTGTAGAATCTGGAAAGGCTGCTATCCTAGACTTTCCACCGATTGATTCAGAACCACCTCCGACAGTCGTGTGGCAAGATGAAAAAGGGGTCAATGGAGTGCCTAGCTACGACCAAAAATATGCTATCACCGATAAACATCAACTTGTTATTTTGTGCGCTTCTAGGGAAGATCAAAGAGCGTATAG AGCTCGTGCGATCAATACTCAATTAGGTAAAGTAGAAAATAGCCCTTACATCAGATTAAATGTATACGGGGACGACAATAAAGAAATTGCCccagaaattataataaaacctcAGGACACTAAAGTGATTAAAGGTCAAGAATACACAAACTTATATTGCATAGCCAATGCTCGGCCTCTGCATGAACTCGAAACGTTATGGTTCAAAGACGGCATATTGATCGACTTGGCGGGAATCACTTACGACTTAAATGACCAGTGGAATAGAACATTAAGTCTGATATCCGCCAATGCCAAGCACACGGGAAAGTACATGTGTCAAGCCAGATTGAAAACTGGGGGCTTCGCAACCGTCACCGCGGCTGCAAGTGTGACGGTATTCGAAAAGCCTATTATGCTCACTAACCTGAAAACCGAAACATATGGAGAATACGGAAACGCAATTGTATTAGAATGTAACGTACAAGGTACACCCTTACCTGGTATCACGTGGTATAAGGACGCCAGGAAAATTGCGAGCGTCGGCGCAGATGCCGGTGAAGCAGATAACGCTGATGTCGACGATGGCGGGGGAAGGTATAGAGTTGAAGTTGATAGGAGCCTTGTTATAAACGACCTTAAAATGGAAGACATGGGCATTTACCAATGTATCGCGAGTAATGAAGCTGGAGAATCGTCCATTTACACTTGGTTGAAAATTAAGA CGTCTCCACCAGTAATGCAAAGTGCCCCATCAAACCTCACCGTTTTGGACGGCAAGGATGCCACCATCGCCTGCAGGGCTGTAGGAGCCCCAACGCCTAACGTCACTTGGTATTTCAATG actcattaataataaatttatctgGACGGCTGCAAGCCCTGGAAGAAGGCGATCTGCTAATAACAAGTACTACCACAGCAGATAGCGGGAAATATACGTGTAAACGTGCTAATGAAGCGGGCAGTGTTTCGGGAGAGGCATACCTTACTGTGTTAG TAAGAACTCAAATCATCGCACCCCCCGTAGACACACGCGTTCTGCTCGGCCACACAGCGACGTTGCAGTGCAAAGTATCGAATGACCCCAACGTCAAGTATAATATAGACTGGTTCCACAACAAtca aCCAATGACCGCGGGATCCCGAGTGTTGGTATCGGGTGATGGTGCTTTGCAAGTTCAAGCTGTACGAGCTAGTGACGCGGGTGAATACAAATGTATAGTGACGTCAGGGGGGGGCAATCACACGAGAAGAGCTTTTCTCTCCGTCATCGAACTGCCATTCTCGCCTACGAATGTGAGAGCTGAGAGATTAGACGCTACGCCGCAACGCGCCGTCAATGTCTCGTGGACTCCGGGCTTTGATGGGAACTCACCGGTACAGAAGTTTATCGTGCAGCGGCGGGTTGTTCCTGAATTTG GTCCCACACCAGATCCTCTTCTAAACTGGATAACGGAGCCAATGAATGTGTCAGCAAATCAACGTTGGGTTTTACTAACAAGCTTGAAAGCGGCCACATCTTACCAGTTCCGAGTGTCGGCCGTGAACACTGTGGGTGAGGGACCCCCGTCCGACCCTACAGATGTTCTGACATTGCCACAAGaag cgccatctggacCGCCGATTGGGTTCATGGGTTCTGCCAGATCTTCCTCAGAAATTATAACACAATGGCAGCCGCCCTTAGAGGAACACCGTAACGGGCACATCTTAGGTTACGTTATACGATACAGGCTAAAGGGCTACGATAACAGTCCCTGGACGTATCAAAATATAACCAACGAAGCTCAGAGAAATTATCTCATACAAGATTTGATCACTTGGAAGGATTATAACGTTCAAATCGCTGGGTATAACGATAAAGGCGTTGGAATGTTCTCCGATAGCTATACTATAAAGACGAAGGAAGGCGTGCCAGAGGCAGCGCCGGATAGTGTCCGGTGTGAGGCATTTAATTCTACATCAATCACAGTTTGGTGGACACCGCCTACTCCACAGAAAATTAATGGGATTAATCAG GGATACAAAATACAAGCCTGGAAATGGGATGATTTACAAAACGACAGTTTAGAATATAAACTTGTGAGCGTACCTCCAAACTTGTTGGATCCATTAACTGAGCAGTCTTCGATTATGAGTGGTCTCGAAAAGTTCACTGAGTACAATGTGTCAGTATTGTGCTTCACCGAACCTGGAGATGGACCACGAAGCGAGTTTGTTGCTGTGAGGACTAAGGAAGACA taCCTGATGAAGTCGTCAACCTACAGTTCGACGATATATCAGATAGGGCAGTTCGCGTATCTTGGTCGCCGCCAAGGAAGTCAAATGGCGTACTTATTGGCTATAAATTATCATACCAAGTGAAGGAAAACCCAGACACGTTAAAGGAAGAAGTATTACCTCCGAATGTTACCAGCATTCATGTGGAACATTTGCAG gcgAGTACGCAATACAACTTCTGGGTGAGCGCCATGACTGGAATCGGTGAAGGTCCACGCAAGTCGGCCTCCATACAGTCTGGAGTAGAACCAGTGTTACCAGGTGCTCCGAGGAACCTCGCTCTATCGAACATTGATGCGTTCTCTGTACTCTTACAGTTTACACCTGGATTTGATGGAAACTCTTCTATAGCGCTTTGGACCGTGCAG GCACAAACAGCACGTAACTCCTCCTGGGTGACAATTTATGAAGTGAGCGCACCAGATGCACAGTCCATCGTGGTAACTGGCCTGGTACCATTCACTACATACCGGCTTCGGATTATTGCGACCAACGTGGTTGGGACTTCGCCCCCATCGGAGCCCTGCAAAGAGTTCCAAACAATACAAGCGCCGCCCCAACATCCGCCAAGGAATGTCACCGTTAGAGCTGTCAGTGCTAATAATCTTCGAGTGAGATGGATc CCTCTGCAACAGAGTGAATGGTATGGCAATCCAAAAGGATACAACATTACCTATAGAAGAAGCGGTACAAGTGATACATTGTATGCAGTTATTGAGGACCATACAGCAAATTCTCACGTGCTTTCAAACTTGGAAGAGTGGTCTCTCTATGAAATTCGTATGACAGCTATTAATGAGGTCGGAGTTTCTGAAGATAGTCCTATTGCTACCGAAAGGACGAGGGAAGCtg TGCCATCTAGTGGACCGACGGACGTCTCGGCCAATGCCACGTCGTCGACTACAGTTGTTGTACTATGGGGTGACATACCAGTGCAAGATCAGAACGGTCTCATAGAGGGGTACAAAGTTTGCTATGCGGCAGTAGTCCCGCCACCCCAGAATCATAAAAAGGTTGAATGTCAGGCCATACCATCAAACCAGACGCATACAGTTACCTTAACAGAGCTGAGGAAGTATGTGGTGTACCATATACAAGTATTGGGCTACACTCGTCTGGGTGATGGAGCGCTTAGTGATCCACCAGTTACAGTGAGGACGTTTGAGGACA CTCCGGGACCACCCTCAAACGTATCATTCCCCGATGTATCGTTTACATCTGCCCGAATTATATGGGATGTTCCTGAAGACCCCAACGGAGAAATACTCGCATATCAGGTCACATATCACTTGAACATATCTACGCAACACATGTTCTCAAGGGAATTCCTACCCTCGGACAGGACATTTAG AGCAACGGAACTATCGTCAGAGCAATACTACCTTTTTACGGTGCGTGCGCAAACGCGTCTAGGGTGGGGTGCCACTGCACGCGTGCTCGTGCTAACGACGGCCAATCGCGCTGCGCCTGCGCCTCCAGGTCGACCACATCTCGCTCGCTCTTTACTTCAACCACATCAGATCACCTTCTCTTGGACACCGGGCGATGATGGATATGCCCCGTTGAG ATACTACACGGTCCAGCAAAAAGAAGACGGTGGGACCTGGCAAACTTTACCCGAAAGAGTTGATCCGTTCGCGACGTCATACACAGTGGACGGCCTCAAACCATACACAGCGTATCAGTTCAGAATAAGAGCAACCAATGATATTGGCCCGAGTCGATATAGCAACGCCACTGAGACCGTTCGAACTTTGCCCGCag CGCCAAGTAAAGCCGTAGAGAATCTACGTGTAGTACCAATAACACCTAGCAGCGTACGCGTTCAGTGGTCACCGCTCCCAGAGTCCCATTGGAGTGGTGATGCTCGGACCGGAGGGTACCGGGTTCTGTACCAGCCACTCACTGACTTCACAGCCACGCTCCAAAATACTATGAAACAGGAGGTGCCTGGTATTAAG AGCGAAGAAGTTGTTCTAACTGAACTAGCAGTTGACCGTAACTATGAGATCAGCGTGTTTGCCGTGAattcccaaggattaggaccCGGTGGGGTCCCAGCTGTCGTGTGGGTGGGCGAAGCGGTGCCCACTGCACCCCCACAAGAAGTCGCGGCGGAACCCGTTTCCCCCACAGAGGTCGGTCTCGTGTGGCGCCCGCCGCTACTTGACCAGCAAAATGGGGATTTGCTTGGATATAag ATTTTTTATCTGATGACGGAGTCACCCGAGGAACCAGAGCCCGGAAGACGCATtgaagaagaaatagaagTCGTTCCCGCTACTGCTACTTCCCACTCACTCGTGTTCCTTGATAAGTTTACTCAGTATCGCATACAG GTGTTAGCATTTAACCCAGCTGGCGATGGGCCGCGCTCACACGCGATATTGGTACGAACACATCAGGGTCTACCATCAGCGCCTCGAAATATCACCTTCAGCGATATCACCATGAACAGTCTGGTGGTGTCGTGGGAAGCACCGCGACGACGAAACGGACTCATACATTCTTATCTCGTTACGTACGAGACTATCGAGCAGGATGAAC gtTTTAGCAAGCAAGTAAAACAGAAAGTCTCTGAGCGCCGGCTGGCCGTCGGGGGCTTAGAAGAAGAAGTCGAATATAAGTTCACCGTCCGAGCAGTGACTATTGGCGCTGGGGGAGCTGGGGAATCACGAGTTCGTACTGGGCCCCAGCCGGGGTCTCCGGAGCCCCCACGAGCCCTTGCCTTACGGGCTGACCCCGCAGCTTTACATCTACGCTGGACCAACGCCCCCTCCGGTCGGGGACCTCTTCTTGGATACTATATTGAAGGACGGAAGaaag ATGACACGCGGTGGGAGACAATAACGCGTACCAGTAACGGAATGTTGGAAGAATTCACGATATCGTACCAAAGCCTCCTTCCTTCAACAGCCTATTCGTTCCGGGTGATCGCATACAATATGTATGGGATCAGTAACCCTACTTATAGCGATAAG GTGATAGTGACGCCTTCGAAATTGTACCTAGAGTACGGATACCTGCAGTATCGGCCTTTCTACCGACGCACCTGGTTTATGGTGGCACTTGCTGCAGCCTccattatcatcatcattatGGTCATAGCTATATTGTGCGTCAAAAGCAAAAgctataaatacaaaa AGGAGGCGCAGAAAACGCTGGAAGAGTCACTCGCCGGGGAGACGGAGGAACGGGGATCCCTCGCTTTGGACTTGTACCGGTCGAGGGCTGGATCCAGCGCTTCAGCCGCCGCCTTGGGAGCCGGAACGCTTCGTCGGAAGCCACCTCCCGCCCCCGCTTTAGCAAAATCCCCTCCCCGACCTTCCCCGGCCTCCGTGGCCTACCACAGCGACGAAGAAAGCCTCCGCGGATACGACGAGAACCCAGACGACTCTTCCGTCACCGAGAAACCTTCGGAGATGAGCTCCTCCGACTCGCAG AACTCTGAAAGCGAAAACGAGAGCGTGAGGTCGGAGCCTCACTCGTTCGTCAATCACTACGCGAACGTGAACGATACGTTACGCCAATCTTGGAAGCGGCAACGGCCCGTTCGCAACTACTCCAGTTACACGGACTCGGAGCCCGAGGGCAGCGCAGTGGTGAGCCTAAACGGGGGTCAGATAGTGATGAACAATATGGCGAGATCTCGGGCGCCTTTGCCGGGTTTCTCCTCGTTCGTATGA